From Carettochelys insculpta isolate YL-2023 chromosome 3, ASM3395843v1, whole genome shotgun sequence, a single genomic window includes:
- the FBXO5 gene encoding F-box only protein 5, with protein sequence MKANLNNCTKMKCDFNCNHVCSGLPKTDAMKTKLEESSTSNYGEGSCKDCAKEYQKLLHSELQHATPININTKAERRLVHNKENQQILCKFGEGACEMETLENSKFNEDSGYSSMLSNHYNDPAEHEDSILIAGNIYGTPNHCLMKNQSQAQLSKKTLLPVSHLEEVVCSTLKKSGKRNLKSWAIVDRIVSQGNFGLQNLIGRKMGLDGIDILYELFQRDLRHLLANILRHLNEMDLINVAKVSKTWKKILKEDKWAFQVYSRAVKSLSDASAQPSEHTITREYVLYRAALASVQTAALPKSSSKKASRSKPSIQSTQNGSYSRHAEFSEAAKTLKNTESLKVCSRCSSPAKYDSYLQRATCSRESCSFDFCTKCLCCYHNSRDCASDKPVKSSSKLGLLPGTKKSKQNLRRL encoded by the exons ATGAAAGCAAACCTTAACAACTGCACGAAAATGAAGTGTGATTTTAATTGTAACCATGTCTGTTCTGGGCTCCCAAAGACTGATGCAATGAAGACAAAACTAGAAGAATCTTCTACCTCAAATTATGGGGAAGGGTCTTGTAAAGACTGTGCTAAAGAATATCAGAAGCTATTGCATAGTGAACTGCAACATGCAACCCCCATAAATATTAATACCAAAGCTGAAAGAAGGCTTGTACATAACAAAGAAAATCAGCAAATATTGTGCAAGTTTGGTGAAGGTGCCTGTGAAATGGAGACATTAGAAAACAGTAAATTTAATGAGGATAGTGGTTACTCCTCTATGTTGAGCAACCACTACAATGATCCAGCAGAACATGAGGACAGTATATTAATCGCAGGAAATATATATGGCACACCAAACCACTGTCTCATGAAGAACCAAAGCCAAGCACAGCTTTCCAAGAAAACATTGCTACCAGTTAGCCATTTGGAAGAAGTAGTTTGCTCAACTTTGAAAAAAAGTggtaaaagaaatctgaaatcaTGGGCCATTGTGGACAGAATTGTTTCCCAGGGAAACTTTGGACTGCAGAATCTAATTGGCAGGAAAATGGGATTAGATGGAATCGACATTCTCTATGAACTCTTCCAAAGGGATCTCAGACATCTGTTGGCAAACATCTTAAGACATCTCAATGAGATGGACTTAATAAA TGTGGCAAAAGTGAGCAAAACATGGAAGAAAATTCTGAAAGAAGACAAATGGGCTTTCCAAGTGTACAGCAGAGCAGTGAAAAGCCTTTCC GATGCTAGTGCACAGCCCTCAGAACATACCATAACCAGGGAATATGTACTGTACCGAGCAGCTTTAGCTTCTGTTCAGACAGCAGCCCTACCAAAAAGCTCATCCAAAAAAGCATCCAGATCCAAACCTTCCATCCAGAGCACTCAGAATGGTTCTTACAGCCGACATGCGGAGTTTTCCGAG GCTGCCAAGACCTTGAAAAACACTGAGAGCCTTAAGGTTTGCAGTCgctgcagctcacctgcaaaATATGACTCCTATCTACAGAGGGCGACGTGCAGCCGTGAAAGTTGCAGCTTTGACTTTTGCACCAAGTGCCTGTGCTGTTACCACAATTCCAGAGACTGTGCAAGTGACAAGCCTGTGAAATCAAGCTCTAAGCTGGGACTTCTTCCTGgtaccaaaaaaagcaaacagaatttgCGGAGATTGTGA